Sequence from the Thermocoleostomius sinensis A174 genome:
CTCCGTAAAATACTCAAACATGAATCGAATTCCTCCACTAGGCTGACTGGTGCAGCCGATCGGCTGCCCTAACGCAAAAAGCTAAGAATGCTGAGAAAAATGACTGAAGCGCGCAACCGAATGCAGTTCTATCAACTTCACGAAGATCAATCTCTATCAATCTCTCAGAGCAATCTATGTCTACAGTTTCAAGGGTTAGGTTTTGGTCGTTTGTAGGGTTTGCAATGAGTGAACGGGTTAGTCATCAATACAGCAGAAGTACAAACTAGCAAGTGGACACTGTTCCCATATGAACATTTGTTGACTTACCTTCTTACTGTAGCGAGGCGGGAATCGAGGTGGCAGGGAGGAAAACCGTCGCAACTAGTAGAGGCTCTTCGCTATTGTCAAGGTTTGTAACTGGCTGCATAACTCTGTTCCGTGACGGCGATAACTCCATAGGACTACAAAACCAAGCTCTGCAAATTGGTTTTACCAAGTCCTGCAACGGTCATTGAATCAATGGGAGTTCAAATCATGCCTGCTACAAATGGAAACGATGTTCTTTATGGAACCAGCGCCTCTGATACAATCGATGCTTTGTTAGGGAACGATACAGTTTTTGGCGGTTACGGAGACGATCGGTTGTATGGCAATGGTGGCAATGATTTTCTGTACGGGGACTATGGTAACGACACGCTCTATGGCGGCGTTGGCAATGATGCGCTGATTGGCAGTTGGGGCAATGATTTCATCTACGGCGAAGATGGTGATGATGTCATTGGCTTTTCAAGCTACCACGACGAGATTGGTGATGATTATTTATACGGTGGCAACGGCAACGATCGGATTTACGCAGGGACGGGTAATGACAGAGTGGATGGAGGCACAGGCAACGATATCTTGTATGCGGGTGCAGGCAACGACTATGTGGATGGCTGGACGGAGAATGATTTAATCTACGGCGAGACGGGTAATGATACGCTGTATGGCTATTCTGGCAATGATACGCTGTATGGAGGTAACGACAACGATCGAATGCTGGGCGAAGCTGGCAATGATTTTCTAGACGGTGGCAATGGCAACGATTATCTAGATGGTGGAGACGGTAGTGATACCCTCATTGGCGGTTTTGGCAACGATCAACTTGTTGGTGGACTTGGCACGGGTGATGGTGTAAATCGCCTTAATGGCTTTGGCACGACGGCTAGCACCATTGCGCAGATCGACACATTGATGGGTGGTTCTGGAACCGACTACTTTGTTTTAGGTGGCAGTTGGGGAGTGTCTTATGTCGAACCGGGTGATGGCTATGCAGTGATTGCTAATTGGGATTGGACTCGCGATTGGATTGAAGTGAAGCGCGTTTCGGGCGGCAGCTACAGCCTGGAATATAGAAGCGTCAGTGGCATTGGTTCCTCCGCCACAGATACGGAAATCTACTTTACCGACTCGCGTGGTGTTCGCGATCGCATTGGCATTGTGCAAGACAGTACCAATGTCAACATTGGTCGCGACTTTCGCTATGTATAGCTTCGTTCAATCCAGCACTCAGCTATACCTGCCTCAACTATTTCCTCTCTAAATTCCTAGATTGGTTTTGCTTTAACTTTCTTCAATTCTTTCTGTAGTAATCAAACGAATCACCAAGATCGTTCAACTCTACAGTTTTGCCTCTAGTCAAGGATCTCATTCATCCTTCTTCTCTTTTAGCCTTCTCCTCGATCGCTCTAGTCTTTCTGCGGGCTAGAGCGTTTTCTATGCTTATCTGACTACCAATGTCACAGTAAAGCTATTTGTGCACAATTTTTGCAGTCATCTCCGATAGCTCACTCGCAATTCTCAGTTTGACGAAATGCAGTTCAAGCCTTAAGCGGTTTCCATCCAGTCAAAAATTCGATCGAGTTGCTCAAGGGTAATTAGCCCATACTGCCAGAGAATCATGGGAATCAGGTTTGTACTTTGCTCGCATTGACGTAGTGCAAAGGCGATCGCGGCTGCCGGAACAGCAAGTTCCTCACTGAGGAACGTAATTAGCTGGACGCGATTGGTCGGCTCCTGAATCATTGGCTCACCCCCTGTCAATTAATTTGATATTAAGTGAAGTTTTGTAACAGAATTTCAGAATTTAATGAAGGCATTATAGCGAGAAATTGAGAATTGTGGGGAAGAAAATTGCAAGAATCAATCTTTGGTCTGACCCTGAGTTTCTGCGGGTTTTGTCTTCATTAGTAGTCTCTTCAAACCGACGTCAATGCATTTCTGGTGGTTTCCAAGCTTACGGCTCAAGATGAAGAAAAAATGAGAACACTGTAAACGTTTCTGAGAGATATTGCGTGAGTAACGCCCCTGATTTGAACTGCACACTGGCTGGCTAGCTACATAGCCGAGTGAAGCAGTAGTAACCGCAGCATCATAGGTTTGGGGCAGCGATCGGTTTCTACAACGAACGAGATTGGGTGATCACACCTGCGATCGGGCTTTTTGAGAGGGCAGGACTAAAATTAATTCTGTACAATTGAATACGAAGAGCAAGGAGATGTTACAAAGTTTGTTCTTTTTCTGGTAGAAGCACAGCCAATGCTGAAGCCATAAACAGGAGAGGAACCGTTCGTAGATGATACCAATTGCTCTCCTTTAAACACCCTGGTTCAATTGGAGGCACACTATGTCCCCAGATTTATTTGATGCTTTTACCGTGATTCTCGTGGTTTCTGTGTTTAGCTGTCTGTTTTCCCCAACCCTAGCTTGGCTTTTGTTTCCCCATAGCTAGAGTGACAGCCCTCAATGAGTCGCTCAATCGGCTTTGAGCAGTCTTCTCAGTCTTCTGTGTTTCGAGCTTGTTGAGGATTGGATCGAGCGGCTAGGCTAAACTAATTTTTTGCTTCTTTTTACTTGATTTTCTATTCACTGTCATGAGCACCTGATGGAGCAGGAGTCCCTTGCTCCATTTGTTTTTGTGCAGCGGCTTAATTGAGATTGAGTGACGAACCTCGAATCACCTCACCCCAACCCTTCTCCCAGAGCAGGCAGGAGGGGCTTTCGATCCTGGGTTTTGGGTTGAAGTCCCTTCGCCCCCGTGGGAGAAGGAATTGAGGGATGGGGAGAAAAATTTGCCAGTCAATCAAACAGGGGCAGGGGTACGAATGTGGGCTACTCTCTGGGTTGACTTGGTTTATACGCGACCGTACTCAACAAAAAATAGGGACTGCTCTCAGCCCCTATTTCACAGATTCAAACTAGTTCAGACTAGCTACAAATTGTTCGCCTTATACTAATTTCAAATCTGGATACTCGACCAACACTTCCTCAGCAGAAAGAGTGTCGCCTTCTGCTTGCGGTGTCCACAGCACTTCTAGCGCCAATAGCCGATCGCTGGAAACCGCACCAATCTGGGAAATAGCCCGACGCAAATCTTGATCATTGTTGACAGCGGGTAATTCGAGTTTGCCCTGTGCCGCTACCAACAGTGTTACAACGATGTATTCGCTGGGATTTTCAGGAAGCGCGAGTTCACCCGACGAAGCCAGGGCTTTACGGGCCTCTGCTTGTTGCAGCAGGTTGTTGACATTGGAGAGTGTTTCCTCCGAAAACTTACTGCGCTCAGTCAAGGCTAGACGATTAAATTGAGCTTCAGCCGCTTCTAAACGGGTTTGCTGAGAGTCGCTGCCACCATAAACCCAGTACTCTGGGTGACGCAAAAGCGCGAGGGTTGTCTCTTGTAGCACTTGGGCCAGTCCTTCAGGAGAGTTGGTATCAGCATGTTCAGCAATGCGATTGAGATCGGCTTGCAATCCTCGTGCTTTTGCTAATAATCCTACTTGCAGACGGGCAACGGAAACGGTTGGCGAAGCGGCGCCACTGTAGCTGTCATAGTCAGAGCTACCTGCGATCGATCGGAAGCTGCGCAACAGAAATGAGGCGACTGCGATAAAAATTAGCAGCGTGAATAAGCCACCGCCACCGAA
This genomic interval carries:
- a CDS encoding calcium-binding protein → MPATNGNDVLYGTSASDTIDALLGNDTVFGGYGDDRLYGNGGNDFLYGDYGNDTLYGGVGNDALIGSWGNDFIYGEDGDDVIGFSSYHDEIGDDYLYGGNGNDRIYAGTGNDRVDGGTGNDILYAGAGNDYVDGWTENDLIYGETGNDTLYGYSGNDTLYGGNDNDRMLGEAGNDFLDGGNGNDYLDGGDGSDTLIGGFGNDQLVGGLGTGDGVNRLNGFGTTASTIAQIDTLMGGSGTDYFVLGGSWGVSYVEPGDGYAVIANWDWTRDWIEVKRVSGGSYSLEYRSVSGIGSSATDTEIYFTDSRGVRDRIGIVQDSTNVNIGRDFRYV
- a CDS encoding DUF2949 domain-containing protein, translated to MIQEPTNRVQLITFLSEELAVPAAAIAFALRQCEQSTNLIPMILWQYGLITLEQLDRIFDWMETA
- a CDS encoding DUF1517 domain-containing protein; this translates as MHKKLFGWIKPLLKPVLALILVATLVLGHADGALAAKSGGRIGGGSFRMPSSGPTYSSPRTYAPGGGYGGGYYPGGGFGFPFVVPIFGFGGGGLFTLLIFIAVASFLLRSFRSIAGSSDYDSYSGAASPTVSVARLQVGLLAKARGLQADLNRIAEHADTNSPEGLAQVLQETTLALLRHPEYWVYGGSDSQQTRLEAAEAQFNRLALTERSKFSEETLSNVNNLLQQAEARKALASSGELALPENPSEYIVVTLLVAAQGKLELPAVNNDQDLRRAISQIGAVSSDRLLALEVLWTPQAEGDTLSAEEVLVEYPDLKLV